A part of Olleya sp. Bg11-27 genomic DNA contains:
- a CDS encoding glycine--tRNA ligase: protein MANNDDQFKKVISHAKEYGYVFQSSEIYDGLSAVYDYAQNGAELKKNIRDYWWKAMVQLNDNIVGIDAAIFMHPTTWKASGHVDAFSDPLIDNKDSNKRYRADVLVEDYCLKIETKIDKEVAKAAKRFGDAFNKEEFLATNGRVVGYQEKIDTILKRLGKSLEAEDLADVKALIEELEIACPLSGSRNWTEVKQFNLMFGTKLGASAEHAMDLYLRPETAQGIFVNFLNVQKTGRMKIPFGIAQTGKAFRNEIVARQFIFRMREFEQMEMQFFIKPGSQKEWFEYWKENRMKWHNSLGLGADNYRFHDHEKLAHYADAATDIEFKFPFGFKELEGIHSRTDFDLKQHEEFSGKKLQYFDHEDNASYTPFVLETSIGLDRMFLAVFSNSLMEEDLGDGKTRTVLKLPAVLAPTKAAIFPLLAKDGLPEVAKQIVKDLKWDFNVIYEEKDTVGKRYRRQDANGTPFCITVDHQTLEDNTVTIRHRDTMEQHRVQISELKGIINKEVDVKEWLKKM, encoded by the coding sequence ATGGCAAACAACGACGATCAATTTAAAAAAGTAATCTCTCACGCAAAGGAGTATGGTTACGTGTTCCAAAGTAGTGAGATCTACGATGGACTAAGTGCGGTTTATGATTACGCACAAAACGGAGCAGAATTAAAGAAAAATATACGTGACTATTGGTGGAAAGCGATGGTGCAACTAAATGATAATATTGTAGGTATTGATGCTGCGATATTTATGCATCCAACCACTTGGAAAGCCTCAGGACACGTTGATGCTTTTAGTGATCCACTTATAGATAATAAAGATTCTAATAAACGCTACAGAGCAGATGTTTTAGTGGAAGACTACTGTCTTAAAATTGAAACTAAAATAGATAAAGAAGTTGCAAAAGCAGCAAAACGTTTTGGTGATGCTTTTAATAAAGAAGAATTTTTAGCAACTAACGGAAGAGTTGTAGGTTATCAAGAAAAAATCGATACTATTTTAAAACGTTTAGGTAAATCTTTAGAAGCTGAAGATTTAGCAGATGTTAAAGCATTAATTGAAGAGTTAGAAATAGCTTGTCCTTTAAGTGGAAGTAGAAACTGGACAGAGGTTAAACAGTTTAATTTGATGTTTGGTACTAAGTTAGGTGCAAGTGCAGAACATGCAATGGATTTATACTTACGTCCAGAAACAGCGCAAGGTATTTTTGTAAACTTCTTGAATGTACAGAAGACAGGACGAATGAAGATCCCGTTTGGTATTGCACAAACAGGTAAGGCATTTAGAAATGAGATTGTTGCAAGACAATTTATTTTTAGAATGCGTGAGTTTGAACAAATGGAGATGCAATTTTTTATTAAGCCAGGATCTCAAAAAGAATGGTTTGAGTATTGGAAAGAAAATAGAATGAAATGGCATAATTCACTTGGCCTAGGTGCTGATAACTACCGTTTTCATGATCATGAAAAATTAGCACACTATGCTGATGCAGCTACTGATATTGAGTTTAAGTTTCCATTTGGTTTTAAAGAATTAGAAGGAATACACTCACGTACAGATTTTGATTTAAAACAACATGAAGAATTTTCAGGTAAAAAACTACAATATTTTGATCATGAAGACAATGCAAGCTATACACCATTCGTCTTAGAAACCTCAATTGGTTTAGATCGTATGTTTTTAGCCGTATTCTCAAACTCTTTAATGGAAGAGGATCTTGGCGATGGAAAAACAAGGACAGTTTTAAAACTGCCAGCAGTTTTAGCACCTACAAAAGCAGCAATATTTCCATTACTAGCAAAGGATGGTTTACCGGAGGTTGCAAAACAGATTGTTAAAGATTTGAAATGGGACTTTAATGTTATTTACGAAGAGAAAGATACTGTTGGTAAGCGTTACAGACGTCAGGATGCTAATGGTACTCCATTTTGTATTACTGTAGATCACCAGACTTTAGAAGATAATACCGTTACGATTAGACATAGAGATACTATGGAACAACATCGTGTTCAGATTTCTGAGCTTAAAGGTATTATTAATAAAGAGGTCGATGTCAAAGAGTGGTTAAAAAAAATGTAA
- a CDS encoding heavy metal translocating P-type ATPase: MENHNNNNNNNNNSGHNHSHNLIFGKQTELYFAILCGIFLVTGFTIEKLTDLPAWASLISYMVSYFFGGYFIFIEALKKIPKGQFDIDFLMIAAAIAAAYIGSWTEGALLLFLFSLGHALEHYAMNKAKKSIEALSDLSPKTALLKNGNQLIETPIENLKIGDIIVVKPNTKIAADGVIISGNSSINQAPITGESMPVDKTAIATLDNLPEFKHIDKIHIAFTGTINGDSTIEVHVLKLSQDSTVARLIKMVSEVETQKSPTQRLTKKFEKWYVPIVIIVVGLLCFAYLIIDETFNESLYRAITVLVAASPCALAISTPSAVLSGIARAAQKGVLIKGGKALEDLGSITTIAFDKTGTLTEGKPKLTNVIALNNFDENEFLQIVLEVESLSNHPLAKAIAKAIEKLHNIRFKGIAKNIEAIQGKGITASYNNAKVLIGNLKLMLDETITVEDSVIKKMDSLLQHGHTVMLVALKNEVIGIISVMDTPRQTAESTLKRLKAIGIKRMIMLTGDHQNVGDAIAKQIGLTEAKGHLLPEDKVEAIKDLLATDGKIAMVGDGVNDAPAMALSTVSVAMGAAGSDVALETADVALMSDKIESLPFVIGLSRASKRIIKENIFISLGVVAILVPVTILGLTNIGVAVVFHEGSTIMVVLNALRLLGYKDHL; the protein is encoded by the coding sequence ATGGAAAACCATAATAATAATAATAATAATAATAATAACAGCGGACATAACCACAGTCATAATTTGATTTTTGGTAAACAAACAGAACTCTATTTTGCTATACTTTGCGGTATTTTTTTAGTAACTGGATTTACTATTGAAAAACTAACCGATTTACCAGCTTGGGCTTCATTAATAAGCTACATGGTTTCATACTTTTTTGGTGGTTATTTCATTTTTATTGAAGCGTTAAAAAAAATACCAAAAGGCCAATTTGATATCGATTTTTTAATGATTGCAGCTGCTATTGCCGCCGCATACATTGGCAGTTGGACAGAAGGTGCTTTACTTCTATTTTTATTTAGTTTAGGTCATGCGCTAGAACATTACGCGATGAATAAAGCTAAAAAATCTATAGAAGCTTTAAGCGATTTATCTCCAAAAACAGCATTACTAAAAAATGGAAATCAGCTTATTGAAACTCCTATTGAAAATTTAAAAATTGGTGATATCATTGTTGTAAAACCAAATACTAAAATTGCTGCAGATGGTGTAATCATATCTGGAAACAGTAGTATTAATCAAGCCCCCATTACGGGAGAAAGCATGCCTGTTGACAAAACAGCAATCGCAACTTTAGATAATTTACCGGAATTTAAACACATCGATAAAATTCATATTGCGTTTACAGGAACCATAAACGGAGATAGCACTATTGAAGTACATGTTTTAAAACTAAGTCAAGACTCAACAGTAGCGCGTTTAATTAAAATGGTGAGTGAAGTGGAAACCCAAAAATCGCCAACCCAACGCTTAACCAAAAAGTTTGAAAAATGGTATGTCCCAATAGTAATCATAGTGGTTGGATTGCTCTGTTTTGCTTACCTAATTATAGATGAAACGTTTAACGAAAGCCTATACAGAGCCATAACTGTTTTGGTAGCAGCAAGTCCTTGTGCTTTGGCAATATCTACACCAAGTGCAGTCCTTAGCGGAATTGCAAGAGCAGCACAAAAAGGGGTATTAATTAAAGGTGGAAAAGCGTTAGAAGATTTAGGAAGCATTACCACAATTGCGTTTGACAAAACAGGAACGTTAACCGAAGGAAAGCCAAAATTAACCAATGTGATTGCTTTAAACAATTTTGATGAAAATGAATTTCTACAAATTGTTTTAGAAGTAGAAAGTTTAAGCAATCATCCGCTAGCAAAAGCAATAGCAAAGGCTATTGAAAAGCTACATAACATACGCTTTAAAGGCATTGCTAAAAATATTGAAGCCATACAAGGAAAAGGGATTACTGCCTCTTACAACAACGCCAAAGTGCTTATTGGTAATCTAAAATTAATGCTAGATGAAACCATTACTGTTGAAGATTCTGTAATTAAAAAAATGGATAGTCTTTTGCAACATGGACATACCGTTATGTTGGTTGCTTTAAAAAACGAAGTGATAGGTATTATTAGCGTTATGGATACGCCAAGACAAACCGCAGAAAGCACATTAAAAAGGCTAAAAGCAATTGGTATTAAACGGATGATTATGCTAACCGGAGATCATCAAAATGTTGGTGATGCCATTGCAAAACAAATAGGCTTAACAGAAGCAAAAGGACATTTATTACCAGAAGATAAAGTCGAAGCTATTAAAGATTTATTAGCAACAGACGGAAAAATCGCCATGGTTGGAGATGGTGTCAATGATGCGCCAGCAATGGCGTTAAGCACCGTTAGTGTTGCTATGGGAGCCGCAGGAAGCGATGTCGCTTTAGAAACTGCTGACGTTGCGTTAATGTCTGATAAAATAGAAAGCCTACCTTTTGTTATTGGATTAAGCAGAGCGTCTAAACGCATTATAAAAGAGAATATTTTTATAAGCTTAGGTGTTGTAGCTATACTTGTTCCTGTTACAATTCTTGGATTAACCAATATTGGAGTCGCTGTAGTATTTCATGAAGGCTCCACCATAATGGTTGTTTTGAATGCTTTACGTTTACTAGGCTATAAAGACCATTTATAA
- a CDS encoding efflux RND transporter periplasmic adaptor subunit, which produces MNKIYILLFSLVLVACGNSEKTAESTPETESHNDDITITEAQFEGEKMAFGTLAEYAFSETVKVNGMIDVPPHNKSSITTFSGGYITKTPLLIGDQVKKGQLLVTLKNPEFVELQQNYLEVSEQLNYLKSEFNRQKTLFEEKITSEKNYLKAESAYKSNRAHYNGLRKKLQILNINPSNVEQGRITSTINLYAPISGHVTKVNVSNGTYVSPSDVIMEIVDIDHIHLELSVFEKDIMQIKKDQKILFKIPEASDKTFEAEVHLVGTTIDEQTRRVKVHGHVDNDKEHFIVGMFVDADIIIDSIKSIGLPKEAIIEVGNDFYVLVLEEAHGDEFHLEKVKLELGKQTENTVEVLNASLLKDRQILVKGNSMLLNESDGGHNH; this is translated from the coding sequence ACATAATGACGACATAACCATTACAGAAGCACAGTTTGAAGGCGAAAAAATGGCATTTGGTACGTTAGCGGAATATGCTTTTAGTGAAACCGTAAAAGTAAACGGAATGATAGATGTACCGCCACACAACAAATCAAGCATCACTACTTTTAGCGGTGGTTATATTACAAAAACACCATTATTAATCGGGGATCAAGTAAAAAAAGGACAATTATTAGTCACTCTAAAAAATCCAGAATTTGTTGAGCTACAGCAAAATTACTTGGAAGTTTCAGAGCAATTAAATTACTTAAAATCGGAATTCAACAGACAAAAAACATTGTTTGAAGAAAAAATTACTTCCGAAAAAAACTACTTAAAAGCTGAAAGTGCGTACAAAAGTAACCGTGCCCATTATAATGGACTGCGTAAAAAATTACAAATATTAAATATTAATCCGAGTAATGTAGAACAAGGACGCATAACTTCGACTATAAATCTATACGCCCCAATTTCTGGTCACGTTACAAAGGTTAATGTCAGCAACGGAACCTATGTTTCGCCTAGCGATGTTATCATGGAAATTGTAGATATTGACCATATTCACTTAGAGTTATCGGTCTTCGAAAAAGACATTATGCAAATTAAGAAAGATCAAAAAATTCTATTCAAAATTCCAGAAGCTTCGGACAAAACCTTTGAAGCAGAAGTCCATCTTGTTGGAACCACTATTGACGAGCAAACTAGACGCGTAAAAGTACATGGACACGTAGATAATGACAAAGAGCATTTTATTGTTGGGATGTTTGTTGATGCTGATATTATTATTGATAGCATCAAAAGTATTGGACTGCCTAAAGAAGCTATTATTGAAGTTGGAAATGACTTTTATGTTTTAGTTTTAGAAGAAGCACATGGAGACGAGTTTCATTTAGAAAAAGTTAAATTAGAGCTTGGAAAACAAACAGAAAACACTGTTGAAGTTTTAAACGCTAGCCTTTTAAAAGACAGACAAATTCTGGTAAAAGGAAATAGTATGCTATTAAATGAAAGTGACGGTGGCCATAATCATTAA
- a CDS encoding Ig-like domain-containing protein — MQNRLLNFCFYSVLALTCINCANRGNVSGGEKDITPPVILKTIPENYSTNFNSKEIRIYFDEYVKTKDLTKQLVISPPMKETPDITPLGTASKYVTIKISDTLQPNTTYAINFGNSIVDNNEENPYPYYRYVFSTGSHIDSLSVKGSVMDAIKRQTDPFISVHLYEADSAYTDSIVYKENPKYITNTLDSTTNFKIENLKAGLYKLVAIKDNNSNNKFEQSSDEIGFYEDFITVSNDTTAFYKLKLFKETLDYKAESPRLISGEKIAFGFQGEDYKSMAIDLLSDAPSDYEYSYFKDEKTDTLNYYYKPKLEVDSLIFKVTNKTIIDTFTVRIKDNKRDSLLLKANPSGNIDFFEPLKISANIPITKFDKTKIKILDKDSTNVAFTSKLDTIQNTIEVVFDKTEDNVYKVQLLPNTVTDFFSTANDTLNYSLRTVKEAGLGNARVNIKNAQYPLIVQFVNKTGDVKYEEYATKAAPIDFFYLKPGEYYVRVIFDSNKNGKYDPGNFLKQTQAERVSYTEKVEEIRSGWEVIIDFTLD, encoded by the coding sequence ATGCAAAACCGTCTCTTAAATTTTTGTTTTTATAGTGTTTTAGCACTCACTTGTATTAACTGTGCAAATAGAGGAAATGTGTCCGGTGGAGAGAAGGATATTACGCCACCTGTTATCCTTAAAACAATTCCAGAAAACTATTCTACAAACTTTAATAGTAAAGAGATTAGAATTTATTTTGATGAGTATGTCAAAACTAAAGACCTAACCAAACAATTAGTTATATCTCCCCCAATGAAGGAGACTCCTGATATCACACCTTTAGGAACAGCTAGTAAATATGTGACGATAAAAATTTCTGACACATTACAACCCAATACAACCTACGCTATTAATTTTGGAAATAGTATTGTAGACAACAACGAAGAAAATCCTTACCCTTATTACAGATATGTCTTTTCCACAGGGAGCCATATCGATTCGCTATCCGTAAAAGGAAGTGTAATGGATGCCATCAAAAGACAAACAGATCCTTTTATTTCGGTGCACTTATATGAAGCGGACTCCGCTTACACAGATTCTATTGTCTATAAAGAAAATCCAAAATACATTACTAACACTTTAGACAGCACCACTAATTTTAAAATTGAAAATTTAAAAGCGGGACTTTATAAACTTGTTGCCATAAAGGATAATAACTCTAATAACAAATTTGAGCAAAGTTCTGACGAAATAGGGTTTTACGAGGATTTTATAACGGTATCCAATGACACAACTGCTTTTTATAAATTAAAACTATTTAAAGAAACATTAGATTACAAAGCTGAAAGTCCAAGGTTAATTTCGGGCGAAAAAATAGCATTTGGTTTTCAAGGTGAAGACTACAAAAGCATGGCTATTGACTTACTATCAGACGCCCCATCAGACTATGAATACAGCTATTTTAAAGATGAAAAAACAGACACTTTAAACTATTATTACAAACCAAAATTAGAAGTAGACTCTCTAATATTTAAGGTTACAAATAAAACTATTATTGATACGTTTACGGTTAGGATAAAAGACAACAAGAGAGACTCTTTACTACTAAAAGCTAATCCAAGTGGTAATATCGACTTTTTTGAGCCCTTAAAAATTTCGGCGAATATTCCAATCACTAAATTTGATAAAACTAAAATAAAGATCTTAGATAAAGACTCCACAAACGTAGCGTTTACATCTAAATTGGACACAATACAAAACACTATAGAAGTTGTTTTTGATAAAACAGAAGACAATGTTTATAAAGTGCAGTTACTACCAAATACAGTTACTGACTTTTTCAGCACCGCTAACGACACCTTAAACTACAGTTTAAGAACCGTAAAAGAAGCAGGACTTGGTAACGCTAGAGTCAATATTAAAAATGCGCAATACCCTTTAATTGTTCAATTTGTTAATAAAACAGGAGACGTCAAATATGAGGAGTATGCTACAAAAGCAGCACCAATAGATTTCTTTTATTTAAAACCGGGAGAATATTACGTCAGAGTTATTTTTGACTCTAATAAAAACGGAAAATACGATCCTGGAAATTTCCTTAAGCAAACACAAGCAGAGCGCGTCAGCTATACAGAAAAAGTTGAAGAGATAAGATCTGGATGGGAAGTGATTATTGATTTTACTTTAGACTAA
- a CDS encoding class I SAM-dependent methyltransferase, which yields MNKINFLKESLKTLKTSGTLFPSSRFLASKLLKGIDFSTAKLIVEFGPGNGVITKEILKRLQPEATLITFEINDTFYKALLKIEDPRLIVSNQSADKVLEVIKQHGFESTDYIVSSLPLTNIPKPITEVILDSAFKCLNSKGYFFQFQYSLTYYAALKEKFNGNVTLGFEPLNAPPAFVYTCQKD from the coding sequence TTGAACAAAATTAATTTTTTAAAAGAATCACTTAAAACTTTAAAAACGTCTGGGACACTATTTCCTAGTTCTAGATTTTTAGCCTCAAAATTATTAAAAGGGATAGATTTTAGTACTGCTAAACTAATCGTTGAGTTTGGGCCTGGAAATGGTGTAATTACAAAAGAAATCTTGAAAAGATTGCAACCAGAGGCAACACTTATTACTTTTGAAATAAATGATACTTTTTACAAAGCATTATTAAAAATAGAAGATCCTAGATTGATTGTTTCAAATCAATCTGCAGATAAGGTTTTAGAGGTTATAAAACAACATGGTTTTGAATCTACAGACTATATTGTATCTAGCTTGCCTTTAACTAATATTCCAAAGCCAATTACAGAGGTTATACTGGATAGTGCATTTAAATGTCTAAATTCTAAAGGTTATTTTTTTCAGTTCCAATATAGTTTAACCTACTATGCAGCTTTAAAAGAAAAATTTAATGGTAATGTTACTTTAGGCTTCGAGCCTTTAAATGCTCCCCCTGCTTTTGTTTACACTTGTCAAAAAGACTAA
- a CDS encoding nitrilase family protein, which translates to MNTQLHIAIIQSNLVWENPIQNRLNFMQKIEGLDNTVDLIILPEMFTSGFTMSPQVVAEAMDGDTIQWMLALANRKGAAIVGSLVIKEHNNYYNRLVFVHPNGVVDSYDKRHTFTLAGEDKVYTKGEAQLIVNYKGFKIKPLVCYDLRFPVWSRLSDNYDVLLYVANWPTKRILAWDTLLQARAIENMSYCIGVNRVGLDANKYQYPGHSQAYNALGDKLTRLKPNTEDIALVTLSKSHVETTRNKLRFLDDKDLFSLK; encoded by the coding sequence TTGAATACACAGTTACATATTGCAATTATTCAGTCTAATTTGGTTTGGGAGAATCCCATCCAAAATAGGCTGAATTTTATGCAAAAAATTGAAGGGTTAGATAATACTGTTGATCTTATCATATTGCCAGAAATGTTTACTTCTGGTTTTACAATGTCTCCACAGGTTGTGGCTGAAGCAATGGATGGTGATACTATCCAATGGATGCTAGCATTGGCTAATCGTAAAGGGGCTGCAATCGTTGGTAGTTTGGTCATTAAAGAACATAACAATTATTATAACCGTTTAGTTTTTGTGCACCCAAATGGTGTTGTAGATAGTTACGACAAGCGCCATACGTTTACCTTAGCAGGAGAGGATAAGGTCTACACAAAAGGAGAAGCGCAATTAATTGTAAATTACAAAGGGTTTAAAATTAAGCCCCTAGTTTGTTATGATTTACGTTTTCCTGTTTGGTCTAGGCTATCCGATAATTACGATGTTTTGTTATATGTAGCCAATTGGCCAACAAAGCGCATTTTAGCCTGGGATACTTTATTGCAAGCAAGAGCTATTGAAAACATGAGTTATTGTATTGGGGTAAACAGAGTTGGATTGGATGCTAATAAGTATCAATATCCAGGACATTCTCAAGCCTATAATGCTTTAGGAGACAAACTAACACGTCTAAAACCAAATACGGAAGACATTGCGTTAGTTACTTTAAGTAAGTCACATGTTGAAACGACTAGAAATAAGTTAAGATTTTTAGATGATAAAGATTTGTTTAGTCTAAAGTAA
- a CDS encoding ComF family protein, with translation MSLEALINLFFPKVCNACKTHLSDNEVFLCTDCRHILPTTNYHQNNDPFVKNVFYGRVKIEAATALLRFEKKGTVQYLLHQLKYGKNEAVSDFFGQWLGEELRACDDYKTVDLVIPVPLHPKKLKKRGYNQVTKFGQNIAKALEIEYSEDLLTKITTSTSSQASKTRLERWQLNNETFTITHLHKLENKHILLVDDIITTGNTLEACILELNKAKNVKISIAAIAIA, from the coding sequence ATGAGCTTAGAAGCATTAATTAATCTGTTTTTCCCCAAGGTCTGTAATGCTTGTAAAACCCACTTATCCGATAACGAAGTCTTTTTATGCACAGACTGCAGACACATTTTACCAACAACCAATTATCACCAGAACAATGATCCATTCGTAAAAAACGTCTTCTATGGTCGGGTTAAAATTGAAGCAGCAACAGCATTATTACGTTTCGAAAAAAAAGGAACCGTTCAATACCTACTTCATCAATTAAAATACGGAAAAAATGAAGCCGTTAGTGACTTTTTCGGACAATGGCTAGGAGAAGAACTTAGAGCTTGTGACGACTACAAAACAGTAGATCTTGTAATCCCTGTGCCATTACATCCTAAAAAATTGAAAAAAAGAGGTTACAATCAAGTTACTAAATTCGGTCAAAATATAGCCAAAGCCTTAGAAATTGAATACTCAGAAGATTTACTCACCAAAATAACCACTAGTACTTCATCTCAAGCCAGCAAAACAAGACTTGAAAGATGGCAATTAAACAACGAAACCTTTACTATTACACACCTACATAAACTTGAAAACAAACATATCCTTTTGGTCGATGATATTATTACCACTGGAAATACATTAGAAGCCTGTATTTTAGAATTAAATAAAGCTAAAAACGTAAAAATAAGTATTGCCGCAATAGCAATAGCGTAG